Within the Egibacteraceae bacterium genome, the region CGAACCCGATCGCGGTCGACGGCGCCTTCGGCCCCCAGACCGACCGGGCCACCCGCGCCTTCCAGCGCGACGCCGGCATCACCGTCGACGGCATCGTCGGCCCCCAGACCCGTCGGGCGCTCGGCGGGTAGATCGGCACCCCCGTAGACTCGTGTCCGTGCGTGCCCTCACCGAGGTCGACCTGCCCGAGGGGCTGACCCTCGAACGTCTCCACGCTGCGCTACGAGCGGCCGACGCGCGCTTCGCCTACCTGCACGGCAGCAGGGTGCAGGGCACCCAGGGTCCACGATCGGACCTCGACGTGGCCGCGTGGTTCGGCCGCCCGGTCGGCGCCTGGGAGGTGGCGCTCCCCGCGTCCTGCGACCTGCTGGTGCTCGACACCGCCGGAGCCGAGCTGGCCGGCCGCGTCGCCCACTCCGGCGTGGTGCTGCTCGATGACGACCCGCCGAGCCGTGTGGCCTGGCAGGCCGACCATGCCAAGCGTTACCTCGACGAGGCCCACCGACGTCGGGAGCTGGTCCGAACGGTGCTGCACCGTGGTTGACCCGGTCCGCCTCGCTCGACTGCTCCAACGTCTCGGCGAGCAGCTGGCGATCCTTCGGGCAAGAGCCGCGGAGGACCGCGCCGCCCTCCGTGCCGACGAGCTGCTGCTGTCGGCGACCAAGTACCGGCTGGTGACGGCGGTGGAGGCGGTCCTCGACGTGGCGCACCACCTGCTCGCCTCCGAGCTGTGGGGTCCCGCCGAGGACTCCGCGGGCGCGGTGCGCGTTCTGGCGCGACACGGGGTGATCTCCGGAGACCTCGCCGATCGCCTGGCCCAGGCCACG harbors:
- a CDS encoding nucleotidyltransferase domain-containing protein translates to MRALTEVDLPEGLTLERLHAALRAADARFAYLHGSRVQGTQGPRSDLDVAAWFGRPVGAWEVALPASCDLLVLDTAGAELAGRVAHSGVVLLDDDPPSRVAWQADHAKRYLDEAHRRRELVRTVLHRG
- a CDS encoding DUF86 domain-containing protein, with amino-acid sequence MVDPVRLARLLQRLGEQLAILRARAAEDRAALRADELLLSATKYRLVTAVEAVLDVAHHLLASELWGPAEDSAGAVRVLARHGVISGDLADRLAQATGLRNVLVHGYAEVDDDLVVATLDRLDDLETFIAEVRRWAADADAGAHGAS